The Cucumis melo cultivar AY chromosome 6, USDA_Cmelo_AY_1.0, whole genome shotgun sequence genome includes a region encoding these proteins:
- the LOC103484027 gene encoding gibberellin 20 oxidase 2-like — MATECMTNSGRDSTQRVEFGCSEESMVPEKFVWPDEFKPKEGLPELQVPKIDLQKFLSGNESDIEETIRLVDEACKKHGFFLLVNHGVDMELMKKLHGCMEEFFTFPFDVKQKAQRKFGENFGYANSFIGRFSNNLPWKETLSVPYVADQKSTAHDYILEIYGNELSHHGKVYQECGEALSELGLKIVELLGLSLGVPKERFRKFYEDNESIMRLNYYPPCEKPELTLGTGPHCDPTSITILHQDHVSGLQVYVDDEWHTIPPITDSFVINIGDTFMALTNGVYKSCLHRAVVNCKEARKSMAFFLNPAADKVVRAPDEVVEKNPPRKFPDFTWPMLLQLTQKFYRSDSNTLKAFIPWLEEQQKLANDTNTAPPL; from the exons ATGGCCACGGAATGTATGACGAACTCAGGCCGGGATTCAACACAGCGTGTGGAGTTTGGTTGCTCGGAAGAGTCGATGGTGCCAGAGAAATTCGTGTGGCCGGACGAGTTTAAACCAAAGGAGGGGTTGCCGGAGCTGCAAGTTCCAAAAATTGACTTGCAAAAGTTTTTAAGTGGAAATGAAAGTGATATTGAAGAGACAATAAGGTTGGTGGATGAAGCTTGCAAAAAGCATGGATTCTTTTTGTTGGTGAACCATGGAGTAGACATGGAATTGATGAAAAAACTTCATGGGTGTATGGAGGAGTTCTTTACTTTTCCTTTTGATGTCAAACAGAAAGCTCAAAGAAAATTTGGTGAAAATTTTGGGTATGCTAATTCCTTCATAGGACGATTCTCCAATAATCTTCCATGGAAGGAAACCTTATCCGTTCCTTATGTTGCTGATCAAAAATCAACCGCTCACGATTATATCCTTGAAATATATGGCAATGAACTCTCCCATCATGG GAAGGTGTATCAGGAGTGTGGAGAAGCATTGAGTGAATTGGGTTTGAAGATAGTGGAGCTTTTGGGGTTAAGCCTCGGGGTTCCAAAAGAGAGATTCAGGAAATTCTATGAGGACAATGAATCAATAATGAGGCTAAATTATTACCCACCATGCGAGAAGCCAGAGTTGACATTAGGAACTGGGCCTCATTGTGATCCAACCTCCATAACAATTCTTCACCAAGACCACGTCAGCGGCCTTCAAGTCTACGTGGATGATGAGTGGCACACAATTCCTCCAATAACGGACTCCTTTGTCATCAACATTGGTGACACATTCATG gcaCTGACAAATGGGGTTTACAAGAGCTGTTTACACCGAGCTGTAGTGAACTGCAAGGAagcaagaaaatcaatggcTTTTTTTCTAAATCCAGCAGCTGACAAAGTGGTGAGAGCACCGGATGAAGTGGTGGAGAAAAATCCACCAAGAAAGTTCCCAGATTTCACATGGCCAATGCTTCTTCAACTCACCCAAAAGTTTTATAGGTCCGATTCCAACACTCTCAAGGCCTTCATTCCTTGGCTTGAAGAACAACAAAAATTGGCCAATGATACTAATACTGCACCACCTCTTTAA